TTGTTAAAATCATGGTGGATGCCGACCTTGAGGCTCATGGATTAAGCAGCCCTGGGGAGAGCCGCCAAATTCTAAAGAACAAGGGATTTAACTGGATAAGGAAATAGTTTTTATGATGAATAAAGGTTCAAAAATATATGTAAGCGGCCACAGAGGGCTTGTGGGACGCGCCGTGATGAGGCGTTTGGAGGTTGGCGGTTACTCTAACATAGTGGTAAGGGGGCGGGAGGAGCTGGACCTTAAATCCCAGGAGGCGGTAAAAGAGTTTTTTATGGCAGAGAGGCCGGAATATGTTTTTTTGGCAGCCGCAAAAGTCGGCGGTATAATGGCAAATAACACATATCCAGCCGAGTTCATATATGACAATCTGGTAATAGAGACAAATGTGGTTCACAACTCTTATTTAAGCGGCGTAAAGAAATTGCTTTTTTTGGGTAGTTCCTGCATTTATCCCAAATTTGCCCCGCAGCCTATGAAAGAAGAGTATCTCTTAGCAGGCATTTTGGAGCCCACAAACGAGCCCTACGCTATTGCTAAAATAGCTGGTATAATACTCTGTCAGTCATACAACAGACAGTACGGTACAGGCTATATCTCAGCAATGCCCACTAATCTTTACGGGCCCTACGATAACTTTGATCTTAACAATTCGCATGTTTTACCCGCGATGATAAAGAAATTCCATGACAGCAAAGCTGCAATGGAAAGAGGCGTTGAAAGTCCTGTCGTTCTATGGGGAACAGGCAGCCCCTGCAGGGAGTTTTTACACGTTGACGACCTTGCTGATGCTCTAATCTTTTTAATGGACAACTACAATGACAACGTAACAATAAACGTGGGTACCGGTACAGATCAGACCATAGCCGAGCTTGCAGAAATTGTAAAGGATGTCGTAGGTTTTAAGGGTGAGGTAATATGGGACAGTACAAAACCCGACGGCACTCCAAGAAAACTCCTTGATACATATAGACTTACAAAACTCGGCTGGAGCCCCAAAATAACCCTGCGGGACGGTATCAGAAGCACTTACGACTGGTTTTGTAAAAACTATGAAAATATCAAATAACCTGTTGATAAAGGCATGAAACAATCCGTTTACACCGGTGACATTGAAACAAAAATTTCAGAAATTATTTTGACACTAAAGTCTCTTTCCAATCCTAAAAACGTAGAGGGTATGGCAAGGTATGGGATAAATCCGGAAAACACCCTTGGCATAACAATTCCGGCACTTAAGGCAATCGTACGTGAGGTT
This portion of the Nitrospirota bacterium genome encodes:
- a CDS encoding GDP-L-fucose synthase codes for the protein MNKGSKIYVSGHRGLVGRAVMRRLEVGGYSNIVVRGREELDLKSQEAVKEFFMAERPEYVFLAAAKVGGIMANNTYPAEFIYDNLVIETNVVHNSYLSGVKKLLFLGSSCIYPKFAPQPMKEEYLLAGILEPTNEPYAIAKIAGIILCQSYNRQYGTGYISAMPTNLYGPYDNFDLNNSHVLPAMIKKFHDSKAAMERGVESPVVLWGTGSPCREFLHVDDLADALIFLMDNYNDNVTINVGTGTDQTIAELAEIVKDVVGFKGEVIWDSTKPDGTPRKLLDTYRLTKLGWSPKITLRDGIRSTYDWFCKNYENIK